One genomic segment of Streptomyces sp. NBC_00239 includes these proteins:
- a CDS encoding glycosyltransferase family 2 protein — MVKLSVVVPFFNVQTYAPDALRSLRSNARDDFEFILVDDCSSDATPELLERAARELPGAVHIRHEKNGGLATARNTGIDASSGEYLTFMDGDDWLAPGHLSRVLAAIEGLGCDFVRIDHVECTGKNRTVRRMPHGPQGEVLDPRKAILPADRSTSVDYPYAWAGMYHRRLVDRGLLHFTDGLRTAEDRPWIWRLHREAATFASVGLPGIFYRRGVATSLTQIGDVRQLDFIRAFDQVLEETARDRDADLLMPKAVRTYCAIISHHVGSIERFEPAVARKLRSMSAAALRRMPQDVLDAALNSMDVQRAVRLRRLRRRSAGTEVAV; from the coding sequence GTGGTCAAGCTTTCAGTCGTCGTGCCGTTCTTCAACGTGCAGACATACGCACCAGACGCCCTCCGGAGCCTTCGCTCGAATGCGCGGGACGATTTCGAGTTCATCCTCGTCGACGACTGCTCGTCGGACGCGACGCCCGAACTCCTGGAACGGGCCGCCCGCGAGCTGCCCGGCGCGGTGCACATCAGGCACGAGAAGAACGGCGGTCTCGCCACCGCCCGGAACACCGGGATCGACGCGTCGAGCGGCGAGTACCTCACCTTCATGGACGGGGACGACTGGCTCGCCCCCGGCCACCTGAGCCGTGTGCTGGCCGCCATCGAGGGGCTGGGCTGCGACTTCGTGCGCATCGACCACGTGGAGTGCACGGGGAAGAACCGGACGGTGCGGCGGATGCCGCACGGGCCGCAGGGCGAGGTGCTGGACCCGCGCAAGGCGATCCTGCCCGCCGACCGGTCGACGTCGGTGGACTACCCGTACGCCTGGGCCGGCATGTACCACCGGCGGCTCGTGGACCGCGGGCTGCTGCACTTCACGGACGGCCTGCGCACGGCCGAGGACCGGCCGTGGATCTGGCGGCTGCACCGGGAGGCGGCGACCTTCGCGTCCGTCGGCCTGCCGGGGATCTTCTACCGGCGCGGCGTCGCCACCTCGCTGACGCAGATCGGCGACGTGCGCCAACTCGACTTCATCCGGGCATTTGACCAGGTACTGGAAGAAACCGCCCGGGACCGGGACGCGGACCTTCTGATGCCCAAGGCCGTCCGTACCTATTGCGCAATCATTTCGCATCACGTGGGATCCATCGAAAGGTTCGAACCGGCCGTGGCCAGGAAACTCCGTTCGATGAGCGCGGCCGCACTCCGGCGAATGCCGCAGGACGTTCTCGACGCGGCATTGAATTCGATGGACGTACAGCGCGCGGTCCGGCTGCGCAGGCTCCGCCGCCGTTCCGCCGGCACGGAGGTGGCCGTCTGA
- a CDS encoding polysialyltransferase family glycosyltransferase: MGAVRTTQIFLASTLYGTATLAAALDAGCFGPARRRILLVSNNSAVPETTPGPAEMPGFTRLAARFDEVRDWNAAIAPFHPGGWQPRSDDAPLWERQLRALWGLGDDRIELIVESVQVAPAQALVQLFAGTPVEVYADGLMSYGPTRNKLDPQTGVRIKRLLHLDLVPGLEPLLLTEFGVPAEIVPTEAFRKVLDELAEDPDCAPGQPADGSRPAVLLGQYLSALGLITAQEEEELHVRMVRGAHALGHGHLVFKPHPSAPARWSRMVEEEAERIGARLTVVDSPVLAEVLYRQLDPALVVGCFSTGLLTAATLYGIPVARTGTGPLLDRVTPYQNSNRVPLTIVDALLPELEDAKAVRAWSPPGPAVLEDLTGLVTAVGFAMQAQILAPRRAEAERYLARHLDAHTWRYFKKRRLTALGLPGAVPPQLAFIPRSPAVRRVVRRVRHLRRAALG; this comes from the coding sequence ATGGGCGCCGTCCGCACCACGCAGATCTTCCTCGCGTCCACTCTCTACGGCACGGCCACGCTGGCGGCAGCCCTGGACGCCGGCTGTTTCGGGCCGGCCCGGCGGCGGATCCTGCTCGTCAGCAACAACTCGGCGGTACCGGAGACCACTCCGGGGCCGGCCGAGATGCCCGGATTCACCCGGCTCGCCGCCCGCTTCGACGAGGTGCGCGACTGGAACGCGGCCATCGCGCCCTTCCACCCCGGCGGCTGGCAGCCGCGCTCCGACGACGCCCCGCTGTGGGAGCGCCAGCTGCGCGCGCTGTGGGGCCTGGGCGACGACCGGATCGAGCTGATCGTCGAGTCCGTCCAGGTGGCCCCGGCTCAGGCACTCGTCCAGCTCTTCGCGGGCACCCCCGTCGAGGTGTACGCCGACGGACTGATGAGCTACGGCCCCACCCGCAACAAGCTCGACCCGCAGACCGGTGTGCGCATCAAGCGGCTCCTCCACCTCGACCTGGTGCCGGGGCTGGAACCGCTGCTGCTCACCGAGTTCGGGGTGCCCGCGGAGATCGTGCCCACGGAGGCCTTCCGCAAGGTCCTCGACGAGCTCGCCGAGGACCCCGACTGCGCGCCCGGGCAGCCCGCGGACGGCAGCCGCCCGGCGGTGCTGCTCGGCCAGTACCTGTCCGCGCTCGGCCTGATCACCGCGCAGGAAGAGGAGGAGCTGCACGTCCGCATGGTCCGCGGCGCCCACGCGCTCGGCCACGGCCACCTCGTCTTCAAGCCGCACCCGAGCGCCCCCGCCCGCTGGTCGCGGATGGTCGAGGAGGAGGCGGAGCGCATCGGGGCCCGGCTCACCGTCGTCGACTCCCCCGTCCTCGCCGAGGTCCTCTACCGGCAGCTCGACCCGGCGCTGGTCGTCGGCTGCTTCTCCACCGGCCTGCTCACCGCCGCCACCCTGTACGGGATCCCCGTCGCGCGCACCGGCACCGGCCCGCTGCTCGACCGGGTCACCCCGTACCAGAACAGCAACCGGGTGCCGCTGACCATCGTCGACGCGCTGCTGCCCGAGCTGGAGGACGCGAAGGCGGTACGCGCCTGGAGCCCGCCGGGTCCCGCCGTGCTGGAGGACCTCACCGGCCTGGTCACGGCCGTCGGGTTCGCGATGCAGGCGCAGATCCTCGCCCCGCGCCGCGCGGAGGCCGAGCGCTACCTCGCCCGCCACCTCGACGCCCACACCTGGCGCTACTTCAAGAAGCGCCGGCTGACCGCACTGGGCCTGCCCGGCGCCGTCCCGCCCCAGCTGGCCTTCATCCCGCGCAGCCCGGCCGTCCGCCGGGTGGTCCGCCGGGTCCGCCACCTGCGCCGGGCCGCACTCGGATGA
- a CDS encoding acyltransferase family protein has product MTTTAASAGPAGTKATDAGDAGGTADSDAVTTVPARRGGPPAPAGRPPVRLRALDGLRLLAALMVAGYHYAGRGGEVSEAWGESPRALFPTASPWLAYGCLGVQIFFVISGFVICMSAWNRPLRSFFASRVARLYPAYWAAIVLVTVVFALPWVAQETVSGSDFLVNLTMLQQPLGADRVLGVCWTLWAELRFYALFALFVVLPGGGRRRTLLFCAVWTLAAALTDMADLGKEHFLQQLLMPQYAPFFIGGIGLYLVHRNRRDALAWGVAAAGWLLGQHYAVTGLWHAPDPRFFSYRSEGVIVAVVTAGFVLVALIAVGRLDWMNWRWLTVAGALTYPFYLVHEHLGWVVIRQLHQTLGLPPLVTLPGSVALMLGLAWLVHRLVERPLTPTLRKALN; this is encoded by the coding sequence ATGACCACCACCGCCGCGAGCGCCGGACCCGCCGGCACGAAGGCCACCGACGCCGGCGACGCCGGCGGCACCGCTGACTCCGACGCCGTGACCACCGTGCCCGCCCGGCGTGGCGGCCCGCCCGCGCCGGCGGGCCGGCCCCCGGTACGGCTGCGCGCCCTCGACGGGCTGCGGCTGCTCGCGGCCCTGATGGTCGCCGGCTACCACTACGCGGGCCGCGGCGGGGAAGTCTCCGAGGCCTGGGGGGAGTCGCCCCGCGCACTGTTCCCGACGGCCTCGCCCTGGCTGGCGTACGGCTGTCTCGGCGTCCAGATCTTCTTCGTGATCAGCGGGTTCGTGATCTGCATGAGCGCGTGGAACCGGCCGCTGCGGTCCTTCTTCGCCTCCCGCGTGGCCCGGCTCTATCCCGCGTACTGGGCGGCGATCGTCCTGGTCACCGTGGTGTTCGCGCTGCCCTGGGTGGCGCAGGAGACGGTGTCCGGCTCGGACTTCCTGGTCAACCTGACGATGCTCCAGCAGCCGCTGGGCGCGGACCGGGTGCTGGGCGTGTGCTGGACCCTCTGGGCCGAGCTGCGCTTCTACGCCCTCTTCGCGCTGTTCGTGGTGCTGCCGGGCGGCGGGCGCCGGCGGACCCTGCTGTTCTGCGCGGTGTGGACGCTGGCCGCGGCCCTGACCGACATGGCGGACCTGGGCAAGGAGCACTTCCTCCAGCAGCTGCTGATGCCGCAGTACGCGCCCTTCTTCATCGGCGGGATCGGCCTGTACCTGGTGCACCGCAACCGGCGGGACGCCCTGGCCTGGGGCGTCGCGGCGGCGGGCTGGCTGCTCGGCCAGCACTACGCGGTGACGGGCCTGTGGCACGCCCCGGACCCGCGCTTCTTCTCGTACCGCAGCGAGGGCGTGATCGTGGCCGTGGTCACGGCCGGCTTCGTGCTGGTCGCGCTCATCGCGGTGGGCAGGCTGGACTGGATGAACTGGCGCTGGCTGACCGTGGCGGGCGCCCTCACCTACCCGTTCTACCTGGTGCACGAGCACCTGGGCTGGGTGGTGATCCGTCAGCTGCACCAGACCCTGGGGCTGCCGCCGCTCGTCACCCTGCCGGGGTCGGTCGCGCTGATGCTGGGGCTGGCCTGGCTGGTCCACCGGCTGGTGGAACGCCCCCTGACCCCGACGCTGCGCAAGGCGCTCAACTGA
- the leuE gene encoding leucine efflux protein LeuE, which produces MLGVTDLPTYVAALVLIVLLPGPNSLYVLSVASRRGVRDGYRAACGVFTGDTVLMVLAAVGAGALLQASPLLFGIVKVLGAGYLAWLAVGMMRAAWGMWRTRSTRAEEPAEAGSPQPGPAAERPYRRALVVSLLNPKAILFLLSFFVQFVDPDYAYPALSFLLLGTLSQLASFLYLSTLIFSGARLSAAFRRRKRLSAGATSAASVLFLGFAAKLALS; this is translated from the coding sequence ATGCTGGGTGTGACCGATCTTCCGACCTATGTCGCGGCGCTGGTGCTGATCGTGCTGCTGCCGGGGCCCAATTCGCTGTACGTGCTGTCCGTGGCCTCCCGCCGCGGGGTCCGCGACGGCTACCGGGCCGCCTGCGGGGTGTTCACGGGCGACACCGTGCTGATGGTGCTGGCCGCGGTCGGCGCGGGGGCGCTGCTGCAGGCCAGCCCGCTGCTGTTCGGCATCGTCAAGGTGCTGGGCGCCGGCTACCTGGCCTGGCTGGCCGTCGGGATGATGCGGGCGGCCTGGGGCATGTGGCGGACCCGCAGCACCCGGGCCGAGGAGCCCGCCGAGGCCGGTTCGCCGCAGCCCGGCCCGGCGGCGGAGCGGCCCTACCGGCGGGCGCTGGTGGTCAGCCTGCTGAACCCGAAGGCGATCCTCTTCCTGCTGTCCTTCTTCGTGCAGTTCGTGGACCCCGACTACGCCTACCCGGCGCTGTCGTTCCTGCTGCTCGGCACGCTGTCGCAGCTGGCCAGCTTCCTGTACCTGAGCACCCTCATATTCAGCGGCGCCCGGCTGTCGGCGGCCTTCCGGCGGCGCAAGCGGCTCTCGGCCGGGGCCACCTCGGCCGCGAGCGTGCTCTTCCTCGGCTTCGCCGCGAAGCTCGCCCTCAGTTGA
- a CDS encoding acyl-CoA mutase large subunit family protein, with protein MARETESGLPIRQVYGPGDQRDWDPREQLGEPGEYPYTRGVYPTMYTGRPWTMRQYAGFGTAAESNARYRQLIEHGTTGLSVAFDLPTQMGYDSDAPLAHGEVGKVGVAVDSIDDMRVLFGGIPLDRVSTSMTINAPAALLLLLYQLVGEEQGVPAGQLTGTIQNDVLKEYIARGTYIFPPGPSLRLTADIFRYCRAEIPRWNTISISGYHMAEAGASPAQEIAFTLADGIAYVRTAVAAGMDVDAFAPRLSFFFVARTTLLEEVAKFRAARRIWARVMKEEFGARDPKSMMLRFHTQTAGVQLTAQQPEVNLVRVAVQGLAAVLGGTQSLHTNSFDEAIALPTEKSARLALRTQQVLAYETDVTATVDPFAGSYVVEAMTDGLEAAALALMARVEEQGGAVAAIEQGFQKAEIERNAYRIARETDSAERVVVGVNRFTLEAEEPYEPLRVDPAIGAQQAERLARLRAERDGAAVARTLEALKEAAAGTENVLYPMKEALRARATVGEVCDALRTVWGTYVPAGPAW; from the coding sequence ATGGCGCGCGAGACGGAATCGGGCCTGCCCATCCGGCAGGTGTACGGGCCGGGCGACCAGCGCGACTGGGACCCCCGGGAGCAGCTCGGCGAGCCCGGGGAGTACCCGTACACCCGCGGGGTCTACCCCACGATGTACACCGGCCGCCCGTGGACCATGCGCCAGTACGCCGGCTTCGGCACCGCCGCCGAGTCCAACGCCCGCTACCGGCAGCTGATCGAGCACGGCACCACCGGGCTGTCGGTGGCCTTCGACCTGCCCACCCAGATGGGCTACGACAGCGACGCCCCGCTCGCCCACGGCGAGGTCGGCAAGGTCGGGGTCGCCGTCGACTCCATCGACGACATGCGCGTGCTGTTCGGCGGGATCCCCCTCGACCGGGTCTCCACCTCGATGACCATCAACGCCCCCGCGGCCCTGCTGCTCCTGCTCTACCAGCTGGTCGGGGAGGAGCAGGGCGTGCCCGCCGGGCAGCTGACCGGCACCATCCAGAACGACGTCCTGAAGGAGTACATCGCCCGCGGAACGTACATCTTCCCGCCCGGCCCCTCGCTGCGGCTGACCGCCGACATCTTCCGCTACTGCCGGGCCGAGATCCCACGCTGGAACACCATCTCCATCTCCGGCTACCACATGGCCGAGGCGGGCGCCTCGCCCGCACAGGAGATCGCCTTCACCCTCGCCGACGGCATCGCGTACGTCCGTACCGCGGTCGCCGCCGGGATGGACGTCGACGCGTTCGCGCCCCGGCTGTCCTTCTTCTTCGTGGCCCGCACCACCCTCCTGGAGGAGGTCGCCAAATTCCGTGCCGCCCGCCGGATCTGGGCCCGGGTCATGAAGGAGGAGTTCGGGGCCCGCGACCCCAAGTCGATGATGCTGCGCTTCCACACCCAGACCGCCGGCGTCCAGCTCACCGCCCAGCAGCCCGAGGTCAACCTGGTGCGGGTCGCCGTGCAGGGCCTCGCCGCGGTGCTCGGCGGCACCCAGTCGCTGCACACCAACTCCTTCGACGAGGCCATCGCCCTGCCCACCGAGAAATCGGCCCGGCTCGCGCTGCGCACCCAGCAGGTCCTCGCCTACGAGACGGACGTGACGGCGACCGTCGACCCGTTCGCCGGCTCGTACGTCGTCGAGGCGATGACCGACGGGCTGGAGGCGGCGGCGCTGGCCCTGATGGCACGGGTCGAGGAGCAGGGCGGCGCGGTCGCGGCCATCGAGCAGGGCTTCCAGAAGGCCGAGATCGAACGGAACGCCTACCGGATCGCGCGGGAGACCGACAGCGCCGAGCGGGTCGTGGTCGGCGTCAACCGCTTCACCCTCGAAGCGGAGGAGCCGTACGAGCCGCTGCGGGTGGACCCGGCGATCGGGGCGCAGCAGGCCGAGCGGCTGGCACGGCTGCGGGCCGAGCGGGACGGGGCGGCCGTGGCCCGGACGCTGGAGGCGCTCAAGGAGGCGGCCGCCGGCACGGAGAACGTCCTCTACCCGATGAAGGAGGCGCTGCGGGCCCGGGCCACGGTGGGCGAGGTCTGTGACGCGCTGCGCACGGTGTGGGGCACCTACGTGCCCGCCGGTCCCGCCTGGTGA
- a CDS encoding L,D-transpeptidase family protein encodes MRRKSVIIHTIAAVAAVTLASGCNPQASAGAAVSEPTGAGTPSGSASGPAPGSGSSDGKPGGSGAPSDAASPSAPATGVLMKDGTESEQVRELQARLKQLGHFKRSPTAFYGSITSTAVKAFQSGQGLPATGSVNDATWQKLLGLTREPTENELRPPTTNELDTPDPRCLTGRVLCISKESRTLAWMIDGKVVSAMDVRFGSENTPTREGLFSVEWKARKWTSTIYHTPMPYAMFFSRGQAVHYSADFAARGYAGASHGCVNVRDKAKLSALFDQVKTGDKVVVYW; translated from the coding sequence ATGCGCCGTAAGTCCGTCATAATCCACACGATCGCGGCAGTCGCGGCGGTCACGCTCGCGTCAGGCTGCAATCCGCAGGCCTCCGCCGGGGCCGCCGTGTCGGAGCCGACCGGTGCCGGCACGCCGTCGGGGTCGGCCTCGGGTCCGGCCCCGGGGTCGGGCTCCTCGGACGGCAAGCCGGGCGGATCCGGCGCCCCGTCGGACGCCGCGTCGCCGTCCGCCCCCGCGACGGGGGTGCTGATGAAGGACGGCACGGAGAGCGAGCAGGTCCGCGAGCTGCAGGCGCGCCTGAAGCAGCTCGGCCACTTCAAGCGCAGCCCCACCGCCTTCTACGGGTCGATCACGAGCACCGCCGTCAAGGCGTTCCAGAGCGGGCAGGGCCTGCCCGCGACCGGCTCGGTGAACGACGCGACCTGGCAGAAGCTGCTGGGGCTGACCCGCGAGCCGACGGAGAACGAGCTGCGGCCGCCGACCACCAACGAGCTGGACACGCCGGACCCGCGGTGCCTGACCGGCCGGGTGCTGTGCATCAGCAAGGAGAGCCGCACCCTGGCGTGGATGATCGACGGCAAGGTGGTCTCGGCGATGGACGTCCGCTTCGGGTCGGAGAACACCCCGACCCGCGAGGGCCTGTTCAGCGTGGAGTGGAAGGCCCGCAAGTGGACCTCGACGATCTACCACACGCCCATGCCGTACGCGATGTTCTTCAGCCGCGGCCAGGCCGTGCACTACTCGGCGGACTTCGCCGCGCGCGGCTACGCGGGGGCCTCGCACGGCTGCGTGAACGTCCGGGACAAGGCGAAGCTGTCGGCGCTGTTCGACCAGGTGAAGACGGGCGACAAGGTCGTCGTCTACTGGTGA
- a CDS encoding RNA polymerase sigma factor: MLGDDAELTAAVLAAQCGDENAFRTVYRAVHPRLLGYVRTLVGDTEAEDVTSEAWLQIARDLDSFSGDADRFRGWAARIARNRALDHVRMRGRRPAVGGDETELTGRAADSDTAVEAMEALSTGRTMALIARLPQDQAEAVVLRVVVGLDAKSAAETLGKRPGAVRTAAHRGLKRLAEMLGSEFGDNAEGHGAPGDSGGPGGQGDSRDLDAVPAPRAHRDGPAERTGVTQSRWRTQKDM; this comes from the coding sequence TTGCTGGGGGACGACGCGGAGCTGACCGCCGCGGTGCTCGCGGCGCAGTGCGGCGACGAGAACGCCTTCCGGACTGTGTACCGCGCGGTGCACCCGCGCCTGCTTGGGTACGTACGCACGCTGGTGGGCGACACGGAGGCCGAGGACGTCACGTCCGAGGCCTGGCTGCAGATCGCCCGCGACCTCGATTCGTTCAGCGGCGACGCCGACCGGTTCCGGGGCTGGGCCGCCCGGATCGCCCGCAACCGGGCGCTCGACCACGTCCGGATGCGCGGCCGCCGGCCGGCCGTCGGCGGCGACGAGACGGAACTCACCGGCCGCGCGGCCGACTCCGACACGGCCGTCGAGGCCATGGAGGCCCTCTCCACCGGACGCACCATGGCCCTCATCGCCCGGCTCCCGCAGGACCAGGCCGAGGCCGTGGTGCTGCGCGTTGTCGTCGGACTCGACGCCAAGAGCGCCGCCGAGACCCTGGGCAAGCGGCCCGGCGCGGTCCGCACCGCGGCCCACCGCGGCCTCAAGCGGCTCGCCGAGATGCTCGGCAGCGAGTTCGGGGATAATGCGGAAGGCCACGGCGCGCCCGGTGACTCCGGGGGCCCCGGAGGCCAGGGGGACAGCCGGGACCTGGACGCCGTACCGGCGCCCCGCGCACATCGCGACGGTCCCGCGGAGCGCACGGGTGTGACGCAATCGCGTTGGCGTACGCAGAAGGACATGTGA
- a CDS encoding 2-oxo-4-hydroxy-4-carboxy-5-ureidoimidazoline decarboxylase codes for MAAPPVAYAPRSPPLSSHLPAQVRGSSGLARFNAAAAQAAEEALLHCCGSRRWAHRLAAHRPYPDLGALLAAADEAGYDLSPADLTEALADESSAELHHGAPYAAHLALGAAHAEYERKFGHAFVICLDEHPAEEHPDQVLAGIRRRMAYEPEEERAVAADELRRLARGRLVALIDGVGTEYLNWADFSLSDSPSVPV; via the coding sequence GTGGCCGCACCCCCTGTCGCGTACGCCCCGAGGAGTCCCCCGCTGTCCAGCCACCTCCCGGCCCAGGTCCGCGGCAGCTCCGGGCTCGCCCGTTTCAACGCCGCGGCCGCGCAGGCCGCGGAAGAAGCACTGCTGCACTGCTGCGGCAGCCGACGCTGGGCGCACCGGCTGGCCGCCCACCGACCGTACCCGGATCTGGGCGCCCTGCTGGCCGCCGCCGACGAAGCGGGGTACGACCTCTCCCCCGCCGACCTCACCGAGGCGCTGGCCGACGAGTCGTCGGCGGAGCTGCACCACGGCGCGCCGTACGCCGCCCACCTGGCACTCGGCGCGGCGCACGCGGAGTACGAGCGGAAGTTCGGGCACGCCTTCGTGATCTGCCTGGACGAACACCCGGCCGAAGAACACCCGGATCAGGTGCTGGCCGGAATCCGCCGGCGGATGGCGTACGAACCGGAGGAGGAACGCGCGGTCGCCGCCGACGAGCTGCGACGACTCGCCCGGGGCCGCCTCGTCGCCCTGATTGATGGAGTAGGCACCGAATACCTGAATTGGGCTGATTTCAGCCTGTCGGATAGTCCGTCCGTGCCTGTTTGA
- the sdhC gene encoding succinate dehydrogenase, cytochrome b556 subunit, with the protein MPAGTLYRGREGMWSWVAHRVTGVLIFFFLFVHVLDTALVRVSPEAYDDVVATYKTPIVALLEYGLVAAILFHALNGLRVIAVDFWSKGPRYQKQMLWSVVGVWVVLMAGALYPVLGHAAAELFGK; encoded by the coding sequence GTGCCGGCTGGAACGTTGTACCGCGGCCGGGAAGGAATGTGGTCCTGGGTGGCTCATCGAGTCACCGGCGTCCTCATTTTCTTCTTCCTGTTCGTACACGTCCTCGACACCGCTCTCGTCCGCGTCTCTCCCGAGGCGTACGACGATGTCGTGGCTACCTACAAGACTCCGATCGTCGCGCTGCTGGAGTACGGCCTCGTCGCCGCAATCCTGTTCCACGCGCTCAACGGTCTCCGTGTCATCGCCGTGGACTTCTGGTCCAAGGGCCCGCGCTACCAGAAGCAGATGCTCTGGTCCGTCGTGGGCGTCTGGGTCGTGCTGATGGCCGGGGCCCTGTACCCCGTGCTCGGCCACGCGGCTGCTGAACTGTTCGGGAAGTGA
- a CDS encoding succinate dehydrogenase hydrophobic membrane anchor subunit, producing the protein MSSDTSSAIGDVEGVSLYDVDNPAPYIEAPRKRTGKTPRSTRGNFEMVAWLFMRLSGIVLVVLVLGHLLIQLVLDGGVSKIGFAFVAGRWASPFWQVWDLLMLWLAMLHGANGLRTVINDYAERANTRLWLKGLLYTATVFTILLGTLVIFTFDPNIR; encoded by the coding sequence ATGTCTTCTGACACCTCTTCCGCGATCGGCGACGTCGAGGGCGTGAGCCTCTACGACGTCGACAACCCGGCCCCGTACATCGAGGCACCGCGCAAGCGCACCGGCAAGACGCCGCGCTCGACCCGCGGCAACTTCGAGATGGTCGCGTGGCTGTTCATGCGTCTCTCGGGCATCGTCCTGGTCGTGCTCGTCCTCGGCCACCTGCTGATCCAGCTGGTGCTCGACGGCGGCGTCTCCAAGATCGGCTTCGCCTTCGTGGCCGGCCGCTGGGCCTCGCCGTTCTGGCAGGTCTGGGACCTGCTGATGCTGTGGCTGGCGATGCTGCACGGCGCCAACGGCCTGCGTACCGTCATCAACGACTACGCGGAGCGCGCCAACACGCGGCTGTGGCTGAAGGGCCTGCTCTACACCGCCACGGTGTTCACCATCCTTCTGGGCACGCTGGTGATCTTCACCTTCGACCCGAACATCCGCTAG
- the sdhA gene encoding succinate dehydrogenase flavoprotein subunit, translating to MKIHKYDTVIVGAGGAGMRAAIEATKRSRTAVLTKLYPTRSHTGAAQGGMAAALANVEEDNWEWHTFDTVKGGDYLVDQDAAEILAKEAIDAVLDLEKMGLPFNRTPDGTIDQRRFGGHSRNHGEAPVRRSCYAADRTGHMILQTLYQNCVKEGVEFFNEFYVLDQLITEVDGVKHSAGVVAYELATGELHVFQAKSVIYASGGTGKFFKVTSNAHTLTGDGQAACYRRGLPLEDMEFFQFHPTGIWRMGILLTEGARGEGGILRNKDGERFMEKYAPVMKDLASRDVVSRSIYTEIREGRGCGPAGDHVYLDLTHLPPEQLDAKLPDITEFARTYLGIEPYTDPIPIQPTAHYAMGGIPTNVEGEVLSDNTTVVPGLYAAGEVACVSVHGANRLGTNSLLDINVFGKRSGIAAARYAAENDYVELPENPAQLVVDQVERLRNSTGHERVADLRLELQETMDANVMVFRTEQTIKTAVEKIAELRERYHNVSIQDKGKRFNTDLLEAIELGNLLDLAEVMAVSALARKESRGGHYREDYPNRDDVNFMRHTMAYREVGDDGTDSVRLDYKPVVTTRYQPMERKY from the coding sequence ATGAAGATCCACAAGTACGACACCGTCATCGTCGGCGCCGGTGGCGCGGGCATGCGCGCCGCCATCGAGGCGACGAAGCGCAGCCGCACCGCCGTCCTGACGAAGCTGTACCCGACCCGCTCCCACACGGGTGCCGCGCAGGGCGGCATGGCCGCCGCGCTGGCGAACGTGGAAGAGGACAACTGGGAGTGGCACACCTTCGACACGGTCAAGGGCGGTGACTACCTGGTCGACCAGGACGCCGCCGAGATCCTGGCGAAGGAGGCCATCGACGCGGTCCTCGACCTGGAGAAGATGGGCCTGCCGTTCAACCGCACCCCGGACGGCACCATCGACCAGCGCCGCTTCGGCGGCCACTCGCGCAACCACGGCGAGGCCCCGGTCCGCCGGTCCTGCTACGCCGCGGACCGCACCGGTCACATGATCCTCCAGACGCTGTACCAGAACTGCGTCAAGGAGGGCGTGGAGTTCTTCAACGAGTTCTACGTCCTGGACCAGCTGATCACCGAGGTCGACGGGGTCAAGCACTCCGCGGGCGTCGTGGCGTACGAGCTGGCCACCGGCGAGCTGCACGTCTTCCAGGCGAAGTCCGTCATCTACGCCTCCGGCGGCACCGGCAAGTTCTTCAAGGTGACCTCCAACGCGCACACCCTCACCGGCGACGGCCAGGCGGCCTGCTACCGGCGCGGTCTGCCGCTGGAGGACATGGAGTTCTTCCAGTTCCACCCGACGGGCATCTGGCGCATGGGCATCCTGCTGACGGAGGGCGCCCGCGGTGAGGGCGGCATCCTCCGCAACAAGGACGGCGAGCGCTTCATGGAGAAGTACGCGCCGGTCATGAAGGACCTCGCGTCCCGTGACGTCGTCTCGCGCTCCATCTACACGGAGATCCGTGAGGGCCGCGGCTGCGGTCCCGCCGGGGACCACGTGTACCTGGACCTGACGCACCTCCCGCCGGAGCAGCTGGACGCCAAGCTCCCGGACATCACGGAGTTCGCGCGCACCTACCTGGGCATCGAGCCGTACACGGACCCGATCCCGATCCAGCCCACCGCGCACTACGCCATGGGCGGCATCCCGACCAACGTCGAGGGTGAGGTCCTCTCGGACAACACCACCGTCGTCCCGGGCCTGTACGCGGCCGGCGAGGTCGCGTGCGTCTCCGTGCACGGCGCCAACCGCCTGGGCACCAACTCGCTGCTGGACATCAACGTGTTCGGCAAGCGCTCCGGCATCGCGGCGGCGCGGTACGCCGCCGAGAACGACTACGTCGAGCTGCCGGAGAACCCGGCCCAGCTCGTGGTCGACCAGGTCGAGCGGCTGCGCAACTCCACGGGCCACGAGCGGGTCGCCGACCTGCGTCTGGAGCTCCAGGAGACGATGGACGCCAACGTGATGGTGTTCCGCACCGAGCAGACGATCAAGACCGCGGTCGAGAAGATCGCGGAGCTGCGCGAGCGGTACCACAACGTCTCGATCCAGGACAAGGGCAAGCGGTTCAACACGGACCTGCTGGAAGCCATCGAGCTGGGCAACCTGCTCGACCTGGCCGAGGTCATGGCCGTGTCGGCCCTGGCCCGCAAGGAGTCCCGCGGCGGTCACTACCGCGAGGACTACCCGAACCGCGACGACGTCAACTTCATGCGCCACACCATGGCGTACCGCGAGGTCGGCGACGACGGCACGGACTCGGTCCGCCTCGACTACAAGCCGGTCGTCACCACCCGCTACCAGCCGATGGAGCGTAAGTACTGA